CATTGTGGTGGGTGCTATGATTTTCTTGGGTAGTTTCTCTACTGTGGCAGCAATATTGTTAGATTATTTCCCGTGGTTGGCGGACATTGAAGCACTTGCCAGTTAGTTGAAAAGTTGCGGTGAGGCTGATTATCTGCCACAATTTTGCTAATTCTTAGTAATTTTATAAGTAGTTACGCAGGGAGCTTCACATGAAACTTGAACTTCGCATCCTTATGTTGGCTTTATTATTATCGCCCAGTTTATTGTTTGCCGATGCTTTTTTAATGCCCGGTACAGTAGCAAAAAGTGAGCTAGTTAAACCCTTTCCACAGCCATATATTGTCAAAAAAGGTGATACTTTATGGGATATTGCAGAAGAATATTTTGCAGATCCTGAAAAGTGGATAAAAATTTGGGAACAAAATTTGTATGTATCTAACCCTGACTTGATTTACCCTGGTAATGAAGTTTGGCTGCGCATTAAGGAAGCCAAGAAGAAGGTTGAACCGAAACCTGAGGTGGTCAAGCTTGAACCACGTATTATTTATAAACCCGCGCAACGTATTGAAAAAGAAATTGATACCAAAATTTTCCTCACGGCTTTGGCAAGACAAGACTTTATTCGTCCTGATGCGGTTGAAGGTGTAGGGCATATTCTTGATTCGGAAGATGAGCGTTTGAACTATGGTGCTTTTGATCGTGTATATCTTACCTTGGATGTAAAAGCGAACCCAGGTGACATTTTTGATATTTATCGAACAGGTGACCCTGTATATGACCAAACAGAAAATGGGAAAAAGATGGCGGGTTACCTTGTTAAACATTTGGGTAGAGTTGAAGTAACCTCGGTAGAAAGTGGTGTTTATCGTGGAACAATTTTGGAAGCTTTTGAAGAAATTGGCCGCACAGACCGTTTGAAAAAAGCAAGGGTGATTGATTATAATATTGAACCGACTTACCCCAAAGGTCCTTTGTTGGGTCACGTAATGTATATCCGAGATGATGCTGCAGAAGCAGGGCAAGGCCAAGTTTTAGGTATTGATTTGGGTTTAAAAAATGGGCTTGAGGCAGGTGCAATTCTGGGTCTATACCGTCAAGGCAGATTGGTTCGTGATAAAACTTACGAAGAAGAAACATACCAAGCTTTACCCGAAGAAAAAATTGGTGAAGTGATTGTTTTGGTACCGCAAGAAAATGCATCGATTGTATTGGTGATGCGCTCTTCTGCACCGATTAATACGGGTGATATGGTTCAGGCATTGCACCAATAAAGGATAGTATTTTCTTAGAATGATAAGTCAGTCGGCGATTGATTATCTCCGATTAAGCCTAGTTTCAGGTGTTGGTGCATACACAGCACAACAACTGATTGAAGCGTTTGGCTCCGTGGATTTAATTTGGCAACAATCCAAACAGGCATGGTTGGACATTGAAGGTGTAGGGCCAAAATTGGCATCGGCACTATCGGCAGCCCGCTCGCTCCAAGCCGATCGAGATATTGAAAGTCTGGTGAACATATGCCAGCAAGAGAATATCCATATGATTTGCCAAGCCGATGATGTGTGGCCTCAAGGTCTTGATAGTTGCGCTGATGCCCCCATGGTTTTGTATGTACGCGGTGCATTGGCAAGTTTACAATCACAAAAAATCTTAGCCATGGTGGGCGCGCGTAAAGCAAGTGCAGAAGGAAGATTGATTGCCCGACGTTGGTCTGCATATTGCTCCCAACAAGGGGTGGTGGTGATTAGCGGCATGGCACCCGGTATTGATTCTGCAGCACATGGTGGTTCTTTGGATGCTGATGCCGCTGGTATTGCGGTGTTGGGTTACGGTTTGTTGGCAGGCAGTGCGCAACAAATACGCCAAATAGATGTTT
This genomic stretch from Ghiorsea bivora harbors:
- a CDS encoding LysM peptidoglycan-binding domain-containing protein, which produces MKLELRILMLALLLSPSLLFADAFLMPGTVAKSELVKPFPQPYIVKKGDTLWDIAEEYFADPEKWIKIWEQNLYVSNPDLIYPGNEVWLRIKEAKKKVEPKPEVVKLEPRIIYKPAQRIEKEIDTKIFLTALARQDFIRPDAVEGVGHILDSEDERLNYGAFDRVYLTLDVKANPGDIFDIYRTGDPVYDQTENGKKMAGYLVKHLGRVEVTSVESGVYRGTILEAFEEIGRTDRLKKARVIDYNIEPTYPKGPLLGHVMYIRDDAAEAGQGQVLGIDLGLKNGLEAGAILGLYRQGRLVRDKTYEEETYQALPEEKIGEVIVLVPQENASIVLVMRSSAPINTGDMVQALHQ
- the dprA gene encoding DNA-processing protein DprA is translated as MISQSAIDYLRLSLVSGVGAYTAQQLIEAFGSVDLIWQQSKQAWLDIEGVGPKLASALSAARSLQADRDIESLVNICQQENIHMICQADDVWPQGLDSCADAPMVLYVRGALASLQSQKILAMVGARKASAEGRLIARRWSAYCSQQGVVVISGMAPGIDSAAHGGSLDADAAGIAVLGYGLLAGSAQQIRQIDVLAEKGCVLSEYVPHTVAKAGYFPQRNRLIAGIAQGLIVIEGGLKSGSLITARQASQYGRDVFAVPGSVLNDIHAGCHQLIQDGAILATDAADVLQHLAWHAGETKRASYQPTSDIEAKIMGLLGRQIMHVDSLAEDCGLTVPALSSILLRLELQGVIEKLPGSRYTLC